From Lolium perenne isolate Kyuss_39 chromosome 5, Kyuss_2.0, whole genome shotgun sequence, a single genomic window includes:
- the LOC127301878 gene encoding probable carboxylesterase 2, with translation MASSRILLPALLLLVLYSHCGGAEARSARGGDPSSSNSAVKFDFSPFLIEYKSGVVKRLMGTDRIAAAADALTGVTSKDVTIDPATGLAARVYLPSFRSATKVPILVYFHGGAFVVESAFNPIYHAYLNTLAAKAGVVAVSVDYRLAPEHPLPAAYSDSWAALKWVLANAAPGADQWLSQYGDLSRLFLAGDSAGGNIAHNLALRAGEEGLDGGARIKGVALLDPYFQGRSAVGAQAADPAYLQSAARTWSFICAGKYPIDHPYANPLALPADSWRRLGCDRVLVTVSGQDRLNPWQRAYYATLRGSGWPGQAELYETPGEGHVYFLTKMSTPQAQAEMATLVAFINRNDD, from the coding sequence ATGGCGTCCTCCCGGATCTTGctcccggcgctcctcctcctcgtcctctacTCGCATTGCGGCGGCGCGGAAGCGCGGTCGGCCCGCGGCGGAGACCCCAGCTCGTCCAACTCCGCCGTCaagttcgacttctccccgttccTGATAGAGTACAAGAGCGGCGTGGTGAAGCGGCTGATGGGCACGGACCGGATCGCCGCGGCCGCCGACGCGCTGACGGGGGTCACCTCCAAGGACGTGACCATCGACCCGGCCACGGGCCTGGCCGCGCGGGTGTACCTCCCGAGCTTCCGCTCCGCCACCAAGGTGCCCATCCTGGTCTACTTCCACGGCGGCGCGTTCGTGGTGGAGTCCGCCTTCAACCCCATCTACCACGCCTACCTCAACACCCTCGCGGCCAAGGCCGGCGTGGTGGCCGTGTCGGTGGACTACCGCCTGGCGCCGGAGCACCCGCTCCCGGCGGCCTACAGCGACTCCTGGGCGGCGCTCAAGTGGGTGCTGGCCAACGCCGCGCCCGGGGCCGACCAGTGGCTGTCGCAGTACGGCGACCTGTCCCGCCTCTTCCTCGCCGGCGACAGCGCCGGCGGCAACATCGCGCACAACCTGGCGCTGCGCGCGGGCGAGGAGGGGCTGGACGGCGGCGCGCGGATCAAGGGCGTGGCGCTGCTGGACCCCTACTTCCAGGGCCGGAGCGCGGTGGGCGCGCAGGCGGCGGACCCGGCGTACCTGCAGTCGGCGGCGCGCACCTGGAGCTTCATCTGCGCGGGCAAGTACCCCATCGACCACCCCTACGCCAACCCGCTGGCGCTCCCCGCGGactcgtggcggcgcctcgggtgCGACCGCGTGCTCGTCACCGTGTCCGGCCAGGACCGGCTCAACCCGTGGCAGCGCGCCTACTACGCCACGCTCCGGGGCAGCGGGTGGCCGGGCCAGGCGGAGCTGTACGAGACCCCCGGCGAGGGCCACGTCTACTTCCTCACCAAGATGAGCACGCCCCAGGCGCAGGCCGAGATGGCCACCCTTGTCGCATTCATCAACCGCAACGACGACTAG